The DNA region GAAACCGATTTATTCGATCGAAAGCACCCTGATTGCAGCTCAGCTCAATCAGATGGACAAAGTATCGAAACGCAATCCGTTCTCAATCTCGCCGCTTCTCGTGTATCTCGAAAGAAAGAAGTATGAAGTATCCAATCTCCGTGCCATTGCCCGTGGAAAAGAAGCAGGCCTGGACGCGGAGACACTCGAAAAGTACCTGGTGATGTAAATGGAAATCGCAGTAATTGGAAATAAGGAGTTTGTCTTGGGATTCCAGCTCGCTGGCATCAAAAAGACCTACTCTGCAGAAAATCCCGAAAAACTTGCCGAGACCATTACGAAGGTACTTGACGACACGAATGTGGGCATACTTGTGCTGCAGAGCACTGACCTTGAACAGATCCCGCGTCGCCTGCAGGTAATCATTGAAAATTCTGTCAAACCGACCATCGTTACAATCGGCGGGCAGGAGGCAGGTCTCTCCCTGAGGGAGCGTATAAAACGTTCGGTGGGTGTTGATTTGTGGAAGTAAATAGCAAACCAGGAATACTCAAAAGAATTGCAGGACCTGTGGTCACTGCAGTTGATCTTGATGCACACATGTATGATGTGGTCAAGGTCGGAAACGAGGAACTGATGGGAGAGGTCATCAAGATCGACGGTGCAGACACCGTTATTCAGGTCTATGAATCTACCACGGGCATTCGCCCGGGTGAGCCCGTCATAAACACCGGTCTTTCGCTCGCAGTCGAGCTTGGTCCGGGTCTCTTGACCAGTATCTACGACGGTATCCAGCGTCCGCTCGAAGTGCTTATCCAGAAGATGGGTAACTTCATTGCACGCGGTGTTACCGCACCGGGACTGGACCACGAGAAGAAATGGACCTTCAAACCGGTCGTTCACGTCGGAGACAATGTCGTCCCCGGACAGATCGTCGGTGAAGTTCAGGAAACACGCAGTATCGTGCACAAGATCATGGTCCCGCCACTCGCAAAGGGCGGCAAGGTCACCAAGATCAATGCAGGAGACTTCACCGTTGATGAGATCGTTATCGAACTCGACTCCGGCGAATCCTTCCCGATGATGCAGAAATGGCCGGTCCGTGTCCCGCGTCCGTACGTGGAAAAACACAGCCCGAGCATCCCCCTCCTGACCGGACAGAGAATCCTTGACGGACTCTTCCCGATCGCAAAAGGCGGAACAGCAGCTATCCCCGGACCGTTCGGATCCGGAAAGACCGTTACCCAGCAGCAGCTGGCAAAATGGTCCGACGCAGAAATCGTGGTCTACATCGGCTGCGGTGAACGCGGCAACGAGATGACCGAAGTTCTGACCGAGTTCCCCGAACTCCAGGACCCGAAAACCGGAAACTCTCTCATGGAGAGAACGATTCTCATCGCAAACACTTCCAACATGCCTGTGGCAGCACGTGAAGCATCCGTGTACACCGGTATTACTCTTGCAGAGTACTTCCGTGACATGGGCTACGATGTCGCATTAATGGCAGACTCCACCTCCCGGTGGGCAGAAGCAATGCGTGAAATCTGTTCACGTCTTGAAGAGATGCCCGGAGAAGAAGGTTATCCGGCATACCTGTCCTCCAGACTCTCCGAGTTCTACGAGCGTGCAGGACTTGTCGAGCCGCTCGCAGGCGGATCAGGCTCTGTATCCGTTATCGGCGCAGTTTCCCCTGCCGGCGGAGATTTCTCCGAACCGGTCACGCAGAACACGCTTCGTATCGTCAAAGTCTTCTGGGCACTTGATGCAAACCTCTCCCGCCGTCGCCACTTCCCGGCAATCAACTGGCTGCAGTCCTACTCTCTGTACATGGCTCAGCTGAACGATTACTACGACGAGAAGGTCTCACCCGACTGGAACAAACTCCGGTCATGGTTCATGGAAGTTCTTCAGAAGGAAGCCGAACTCCAGGAAATCGTGCAGCTCGTCGGATCCGACGCACTGCCCGAGACCGAACAGATCACCATCGAAGTCGCCAGAATGATGCGGGAACTTTTCCTGCAGCAGAACGGTTTCGACCCGGTCGACACCTACTGCGATCTGCCCAAACAGCTTGACATGTTCAAGATGATCAGAACCTACGCAGACCTTGCATACGCCGCACAGGCAGCAGGCGTCCCGCCGTCGCAGATCCTTGCAGTCAAAGCAAAGAACGAAATGCCGCAGGTCAAATTCACCAAGGACTACAAACCGGTTCTTGACAAGATCTACGCAGGCATGGAAGCAGAATTCAAGGCACTGAGGGCATAAACATGAAAGAATATAAGACAGTCTCTAAAGTTGCCGGACCACTGCTTTTCGTCGAAAAGACCGAGCCGGTCAGCTACGAAGAGCAGGTCAGCCTTGTTCTTGCCGACGGCACGATGAAACGCGGACAGGTCCTTGATACCTCCGAAGATCTCGTCGTCGTACAGTGTTTCGAGACCACTACCGGTCTTGGACGCGACACCGGTGTCCGTTTCCTTGGTGAAACCTTCAAGATGCCGGTCTCAAAGACCATGCTCGGACGTATCCTGTCCGGCGGTGGAAAGCCCATCGACGGCGGACCGGCTATCGTCCCCGACAAGCGTCTCGACATCAACGGAGCAGCTATCAACCCGTATGCACGTGGAACGCCGAGAGATTTCATCCAGACCGGTATCTCCACCATCGACGGAACCAACACCCTTGTCCGTGGTCAGAAGCTTCCGATCTTCTCGTCTGCCGGTTTACCGCACAACGAGATCGCACTTCAGATCGCCCGTCAGGCAAAAGTGCCCGGATCATCCGACGAGTTCGCCGTAGTTTTCGCTGCAATGGGTATCACCCGTGAAGAAGCAAACTACTTCATGGCAGACTTCGAGAGAACCGGTGCACTTGAGCGTGCAGTCGTGTTCCTGAACTTAGCAGATGACCCCGCCGTCGAGCGTACGGTCACGCCGCGTCTTGCACTCACCACTGCCGAGTACCTTGCATACGAGCTTGGTTACCACGTGCTGGTTATCTTAACCGATATGACGAACTACTGTGAAGCACTTCGTCAGATCGGTGCTGCCCGTGAAGAAGTTCCGGGTCGCCGCGGATATCCGGGTTACATGTACACCGATCTTGCATCCATCTACGAGCGTGCAGGTATCATCAAGGGCCTGAAAGGATCCGTTACCCAGATTCCGATCCTGACCATGCCCGGCGACGATATCACCCACCCGATCCCCGATCTTACCGGATACATTACGGAAGGTCAGATCGTTATTTCCCCGGAGTTACACCGTAAGGGTATCTATCCGCCAATCAACGTTCTGCCGTCCTTATCCCGTCTGATGAACCTCGGTATCGGTAAAGGCATGACCCGTGAGGACCACAAGAAGGTCTCCGATATGATGTACTCCGGTTACGCAGAAGGTGTCGATCTCCGCGGCTTAGTGGCCATTGTCGGAAAAGACGCACTGTCAGAGCGTGACCAGAAGTTCTTAGAGTTCGCCGATGCATTCGAAGACAAGTTCGTCCGCCAGGGATCCGACGAGGACAGAACCATCGCCCAGACGCTTGACGTCGGATGGGGTATGTTCACCCAGCTCCCGGAGAGCGAACTTGAGAAGCGTATCGACCGTGACCTGATCAAGACCTACCACCCGAACTACAGGAAGTGAGTAAGTCATGGCGCTGAACGTGAAGCCTACCAGATCCGAACTGATCGCCCTCAAAAAGCGTATCAAGCTCTCGGAGCGTGGGTATAAGCTTCTGAAAATGAAGCGCGACGGACTTATCCTTGAATTCTTCAAGGTGTTAGCGGAAGCTAAAGATCTCAAAAATCAACTTGCCGAAAAGTACGAACGTGCACAGAG from Methanocorpusculum labreanum Z includes:
- a CDS encoding V-type ATP synthase subunit F; its protein translation is MEIAVIGNKEFVLGFQLAGIKKTYSAENPEKLAETITKVLDDTNVGILVLQSTDLEQIPRRLQVIIENSVKPTIVTIGGQEAGLSLRERIKRSVGVDLWK
- a CDS encoding V-type ATP synthase subunit A: MEVNSKPGILKRIAGPVVTAVDLDAHMYDVVKVGNEELMGEVIKIDGADTVIQVYESTTGIRPGEPVINTGLSLAVELGPGLLTSIYDGIQRPLEVLIQKMGNFIARGVTAPGLDHEKKWTFKPVVHVGDNVVPGQIVGEVQETRSIVHKIMVPPLAKGGKVTKINAGDFTVDEIVIELDSGESFPMMQKWPVRVPRPYVEKHSPSIPLLTGQRILDGLFPIAKGGTAAIPGPFGSGKTVTQQQLAKWSDAEIVVYIGCGERGNEMTEVLTEFPELQDPKTGNSLMERTILIANTSNMPVAAREASVYTGITLAEYFRDMGYDVALMADSTSRWAEAMREICSRLEEMPGEEGYPAYLSSRLSEFYERAGLVEPLAGGSGSVSVIGAVSPAGGDFSEPVTQNTLRIVKVFWALDANLSRRRHFPAINWLQSYSLYMAQLNDYYDEKVSPDWNKLRSWFMEVLQKEAELQEIVQLVGSDALPETEQITIEVARMMRELFLQQNGFDPVDTYCDLPKQLDMFKMIRTYADLAYAAQAAGVPPSQILAVKAKNEMPQVKFTKDYKPVLDKIYAGMEAEFKALRA
- a CDS encoding V-type ATP synthase subunit B, yielding MKEYKTVSKVAGPLLFVEKTEPVSYEEQVSLVLADGTMKRGQVLDTSEDLVVVQCFETTTGLGRDTGVRFLGETFKMPVSKTMLGRILSGGGKPIDGGPAIVPDKRLDINGAAINPYARGTPRDFIQTGISTIDGTNTLVRGQKLPIFSSAGLPHNEIALQIARQAKVPGSSDEFAVVFAAMGITREEANYFMADFERTGALERAVVFLNLADDPAVERTVTPRLALTTAEYLAYELGYHVLVILTDMTNYCEALRQIGAAREEVPGRRGYPGYMYTDLASIYERAGIIKGLKGSVTQIPILTMPGDDITHPIPDLTGYITEGQIVISPELHRKGIYPPINVLPSLSRLMNLGIGKGMTREDHKKVSDMMYSGYAEGVDLRGLVAIVGKDALSERDQKFLEFADAFEDKFVRQGSDEDRTIAQTLDVGWGMFTQLPESELEKRIDRDLIKTYHPNYRK